A genomic window from Salvia splendens isolate huo1 chromosome 11, SspV2, whole genome shotgun sequence includes:
- the LOC121753747 gene encoding chaperone protein dnaJ 11, chloroplastic-like translates to MLHSPTLASTSPVPLHQFRTRNMSVRADAAQLAVAAAPDRRSLYEVLRVKRNASQVEIKTAYRTLAKLHHPDARARFMDSSIATSADGGDFIEIHNAYATLSDPNARAEYDLNLTVDSRGRWNPGGAGGYRSPGRGRFYQTRRWETDQCW, encoded by the coding sequence ATGCTACACAGCCCCACTCTCGCCTCGACATCGCCGGTTCCTCTCCACCAATTCCGCACCCGCAATATGTCCGTGCGAGCCGACGCGGCGCAGCTTGCCGTGGCGGCGGCGCCCGACCGCCGCAGCCTCTACGAGGTCCTCCGCGTCAAGCGGAACGCCTCGCAGGTGGAGATCAAGACGGCGTACCGCACGCTGGCCAAGCTGCACCACCCCGACGCCAGAGCGCGATTCATGGATTCCTCGATCGCAACGTCCGCGGACGGCGGGGACTTCATCGAGATCCACAACGCCTACGCCACGCTCTCGGATCCGAACGCTAGGGCGGAGTACGATCTCAATTTGACTGTCGATTCGCGCGGGCGGTGGAATCCCGGCGGCGCAGGCGGTTACCGGAGCCCTGGCAGGGGCAGATTTTACCAGACGCGTCGCTGGGAGACGGACCAGTGCTGGTGA